The Neodiprion virginianus isolate iyNeoVirg1 chromosome 5, iyNeoVirg1.1, whole genome shotgun sequence genome contains a region encoding:
- the LOC124305954 gene encoding 28S ribosomal protein S7, mitochondrial isoform X2, translating into MAALKMFHSRQFAAATVRSLLSINRWSEINIKKNDYSVYPPYYVRPVYKKEQQAALKGTEEAEHLAHAPIKAARNNETSSVFHDEFLRQFTNYIMKKGNKILARRLLEKSLENVKRIQLERYHKAEPQDKVGMELDPKIIMHKAIANCKPLLKLERIKRGGATYQVPIPVTDKNAQWVASKWMLEAARDKESNAHLPEKLAYELLDAFNNQGRVIKRKQDLHKQCEANRAYAHYRWS; encoded by the exons ATGGCCGCACTTAAAATGTTTCACAGCAGACAATTCGCGGCTGCTACCGTTCGGTCTTTATTATCAATAAACAG ATGGAGCGAAATCAACATCAAGAAAAATGACTACAGCGTTTATCCGCCATACTATGTTAGACCGGTTTATAAGAAGGAGCAGCAAGCTGCTCTCAAAGGAACTGAAGAGGCCGAACACCTAGCACATGCGCCGATTAAAGCAGCTAGAAACAATGAGACAAGTTCAGTTTTCCATGATGAGTTTCTAAG ACAATTCACCAACTACATTATGAAAAAGGGGAACAAGATATTGGCACGTAGATTACTGGAAAAATCATTAGAGAATGTGAAGAGGATACAGTTGGAACGATACCACAAAGCAGAGCCTCAAGATAAAGTAGGCATGGAACTAGATCCAAAAATAATCATGCACAAGGCTATTGCAAATTGTAAACCACTACTCAAACTGGAACGAATTAAAAGAGGTGGAGCCACATATCAG GTTCCAATACCAGTAACGGATAAAAATGCACAGTGGGTTGCTTCAAAGTGGATGCTTGAAGCTGCTAGAGACAAGGAAAGTAACGCGCATTTACCAGAAAAATTAGCCTATGAACTTCTTGATGCATTTAATAATCAG GGACGTGTTATCAAGAGGAAACAGGATTTACACAAGCAATGCGAAGCAAATCGAGCCTATGCTCATTACAGATGGAGCTAA
- the LOC124305955 gene encoding transmembrane protein 186 produces the protein MIFILRLGAYNKLRSVTSCIAKISQPVRFQSNTLTRFHDYQLIYKYPLIRLSSIVNRLKLYQTIATATGIPGTVVLAISDIITTETAVVFAVTGIMWCLGFFMIGFLGQNRVGMIYLMDDQKTVKISYANTWGTKVDIEVDINDILPLSEISTNPILPYYSLQRYSTKDTLKFNLKYAIIEDPAKFKLIFGDNALAKKS, from the exons atgattttcattctGAGACTGGGTGCATACAATAAATTGAGGAGCGTGACTTCTTGTATAGCTAAAATCAGTCAACCCGTACGTTTTCAGTCAAACACATTGACCCGTTTTCACGATTATCAGTTAATTTACAAGTACCCGTTGATACGGCTTTCCAGTATCGTTAACAGGTTAAAGTTGTATCAAACAATTGCAACCGCTACTGGTATACCTGGTACAGTGGTTCTTGCCATTTCAGATATCATCACTACGGAGACTGCTGTCGTGTTTGCAGTAACTG gAATCATGTGGTGTTTGGGATTTTTTATGATTGGTTTCCTTGGTCAAAATCGAGTTGGGATGATATACTTAATGGATGAtcaaaaaactgtaaaaatttcatatgcAAATACTTGGGGAACCAAAGTCGACATTGAGGTGGatataaatgatattttgCCTCTGAGTGAGATATCTACCAATCCCATCCTGCCTTATTACAGCTTGCAACGTTACTCTACAAAGGATACtctcaaattcaatttgaaatatgCAATTATTGAAGACCCTGCTAAATTTAAACTAATATTTGGTGATAATGCTCTAGCGAAGAAAAgttag
- the LOC124305954 gene encoding 28S ribosomal protein S7, mitochondrial isoform X1 — protein sequence MAALKMFHSRQFAAATVRSLLSINRWSEINIKKNDYSVYPPYYVRPVYKKEQQAALKGTEEAEHLAHAPIKAARNNETSSVFHDEFLRQFTNYIMKKGNKILARRLLEKSLENVKRIQLERYHKAEPQDKVGMELDPKIIMHKAIANCKPLLKLERIKRGGATYQVPIPVTDKNAQWVASKWMLEAARDKESNAHLPEKLAYELLDAFNNQNGLILGTCYQEETGFTQAMRSKSSLCSLQMELNIDHVNSLHRQAIVNF from the exons ATGGCCGCACTTAAAATGTTTCACAGCAGACAATTCGCGGCTGCTACCGTTCGGTCTTTATTATCAATAAACAG ATGGAGCGAAATCAACATCAAGAAAAATGACTACAGCGTTTATCCGCCATACTATGTTAGACCGGTTTATAAGAAGGAGCAGCAAGCTGCTCTCAAAGGAACTGAAGAGGCCGAACACCTAGCACATGCGCCGATTAAAGCAGCTAGAAACAATGAGACAAGTTCAGTTTTCCATGATGAGTTTCTAAG ACAATTCACCAACTACATTATGAAAAAGGGGAACAAGATATTGGCACGTAGATTACTGGAAAAATCATTAGAGAATGTGAAGAGGATACAGTTGGAACGATACCACAAAGCAGAGCCTCAAGATAAAGTAGGCATGGAACTAGATCCAAAAATAATCATGCACAAGGCTATTGCAAATTGTAAACCACTACTCAAACTGGAACGAATTAAAAGAGGTGGAGCCACATATCAG GTTCCAATACCAGTAACGGATAAAAATGCACAGTGGGTTGCTTCAAAGTGGATGCTTGAAGCTGCTAGAGACAAGGAAAGTAACGCGCATTTACCAGAAAAATTAGCCTATGAACTTCTTGATGCATTTAATAATCAG AACGGTCTGATTTTAGGGACGTGTTATCAAGAGGAAACAGGATTTACACAAGCAATGCGAAGCAAATCGAGCCTATGCTCATTACAGATGGAGCTAAATATTGACCATGTTAATTCCCTTCATCGTCAAgctattgtaaatttttaa
- the LOC124304560 gene encoding transducin beta-like protein 3 → MNGSSLKESYELESQYGPFFTGGNIEWSSDGQYFFCQKGGTVHVLSLATGHVESILGETSTDQDEDTVNSFALNPSDEDVITHHKSGLFKLWNWKEVKLKKMWKAIHNGPVSKVAFSRNSQTMASGGSDSSVRLWDLVHQACTHNLKGAQGVVSVLAFHPRPDKELIFAAGDDTKIYGWNSITGQQKIVLSGHFSKITSLLFHDDAIHLVSSGRDKVLILWDISQGSIVRTVPVYEGVEGSFLLPTNSTKLITSYQSDGIYVAAAGEKGVVKVWEMRSGNKVYEQENSLVASAKEVGGLSITQLLYNHVTNSFAVVSTEHNIIIHQLDTFECKKQLVGYSDEILDVVYFGTKDTHLAVATNSPDIKLYELTTMNCQLLCGHTDFILSLATTPANFNLLLSSAKDNSVRLWLMDPETFQVSCVAHAVRHTASVGSVSLSHTAVKFFTSVSQDLCLKIWDLPEKISSNETENTLTVRCTELAHQKDINAVAVSPNDKLVATGSQDKTAKLWTAESLQLVGVLRGHRRGVWCVRFSPIDQVLLTTSADCNIKLWSLTDLSCLKTLEGHESSVLRAEFLSRGMQLVTAGADGLLKLWSVKTSECVTTLEHHENRVWALAVCRNETHIISGGSDSILGKWRDITEEKKAAAAAEAERLALEEQKLSNLLKADQLLAALKLALKLERPLQVLKIIDSVIRKGGDGLRETIHQLKQTQKESLLRCAVTWNTNSRNAQSAQLVINVLLDEISSGELKVPGLAASLEAMIPYTERHFKRLTQLMQDLHFISYTVTCMQPHNKISPT, encoded by the exons atgaatggaaGCAGCCTCAAAGAATC GTATGAGCTTGAATCACAGTATGGACCATTTTTTACTGGAGGAAACATTGAG TGGAGTTCGGATGGACAGTATTTTTTTTGCCAGAAAGGTGGGACGGTGCACGTTCTGTCGCTAGCTACTGGACATGTTGAAAGTATCTTAGGAGAAACTTCAACTGATCAAGATGAAGATACAGTAAACAGTTTTGCACTCAATCCCAGTGATGAGGATGTTATCACACATCATAAAAGTGGACTCTTCAAATTATGGAATTGGAAAG AGGTCAAACTCAAAAAAATGTGGAAGGCAATACATAATGGACCTGTCAGCAAAGTTGCTTTTTCTCGCAATAGCCAAACAATGGCAAGCGGTGGCAGCGATAGTAGCGTTAGATTATGGGACCTAGTACACCAAGCTTGCACGCACAATTTGAAGGGTGCTCAAGGAGTTGTGAG TGTTTTGGCTTTTCATCCACGACCGGATAAAGAGTTAATATTTGCTGCTGGTGatgatacaaaaatatatggATGGAATTCGATAACTGgtcaacaaaaaattgttctctCTGGACATTTCAGCAAGATCACCTCACTTTTGTTTCACGATGATGCGATTCATTTAGTCAG TTCTGGAAGAGACAAAGTACTTATTCTGTGGGATATTTCCCAAGGAAGTATAGTACGCACTGTGCCAGTTTACGAAGGTGTTGAGGGTTCCTTCTTATTACCTACAAACAGTACAAAACTCATAACTTCTTATCAGTCTGATGGGATTTATGTCGCAGCTGCAGGAGAAAAAG GAGTTGTCAAAGTATGGGAAATGAGGTCTGGAAATAAGGTATACGAGCAGGAAAATTCTCTAGTTGCTTCAGCAAAAGAAGTTGGAGGACTGTCTATTACCCAGCTGTTATACAATCACGTCACTAATAGTTTTGCAGTGGTATCCACAGAGCataacattattattcatcagTTAGACACCTTTGAATGCAAGAAACAG CTAGTGGGATACAGCGATGAAATCTTGGATGTTGTATATTTTGGTACCAAAGATACTCATTTGGCGGTAGCGACAAACAGTCCTGATATAAAACTTTACGAATTGACGACAATGAACTGTCAACTCTTATGTGGTCAcacagattttattttatctcttGCTACTACGCCAGCCAACTTCAACCTATTACTTTCATCGGCAAAG GACAATAGTGTTAGATTGTGGCTTATGGATCCGGAAACATTTCAAGTTTCTTGCGTTGCTCACGCAGTTAGACACACAGCGTCGGTGGGATCAGTTTCCTTATCTCACACAGCTGTGAAATTCTTCACATCAGTAAGTCAAGATTTGTGTCTAAAGATATGGGATTTGCCTGAGAAGATTTCATCCAACG AAACAGAAAACACACTAACCGTTCGATGCACGGAATTGGCGCATCAGAAAGACATAAACGCTGTTGCAGTATCGCCGAACGATAAACTCGTCGCTACCGGATCCCAAGATAAAACTGCCaag TTATGGACTGCGGAGAGCTTACAACTCGTGGGTGTTTTGCGTGGCCATCGCAGGGGGGTTTGGTGTGTAAGATTTTCACCAATAGACCAAGTGCTGTTAACAACTTCGGCAGATTGTAATATCAAATTATGGTCACTGACCGATCTGTCTTGTTTAAAG acacTAGAGGGGCACGAATCTTCTGTTTTGAGAGCAGAGTTCTTATCTCGAGGAATGCAGTTGGTCACGGCTGGAGCCGATGGGCTCCTTAAACTGTGGAGCGTTAAAACATCCGAATGTGTTACTACACTTGAACACCATGAAAATCGAGTTTGGGCACTTGCAG TATGTCGAAACGAAACTCACATTATCAGTGGTGGAAGTGATTCGATACTGGGTAAATGGCGAGATATTACCGAAGAGAAGAAAGCTGCAGCTGCTGCCGAGGCTGAACGCTTGGCGTTAGAAGAACAgaaactttcaaatttattaaaagCTGATCAGCTATTAGCCGCTTTAAAGTTGGCTCTTAAACTGGAAAGACCTCTTCAAGTGTTGAAGATTATCGATA GTGTTATAAGAAAGGGTGGAGATGGTCTGAGAGAAACGATACATCAGTTAAAGCAAACACAGAAAGAATCATTGCTCAGATGTGCAGTGACATGGAATACCAATAGTCGGAATGCTCAATCAGCTCAG CTGGTGATAAACGTCCTATTGGACGAGATTAGTAGTGGGGAACTCAAGGTACCTGGATTAGCCGCTTCATTGGAAGCTATGATTCCCTACACCGAAAGACACTTCAAGAGGCTGACTCAGCTCATGCAAGATCTTCACTTTATTTCTTACACCGTTACTTGTATGCAGCCCCATAACAAGATAAGTCCAACTTGA